One genomic segment of Diceros bicornis minor isolate mBicDic1 chromosome 13, mDicBic1.mat.cur, whole genome shotgun sequence includes these proteins:
- the TEX38 gene encoding testis-expressed protein 38 encodes MDSQWEDLSLPGVWVSLYFGFLGLCSVVTGGCILFLHWRKNLQRKERAQEWVEVMRAGAFTYSPLLYWINKRQQYGMNAAINTGPPPAVIKTETEIQNADPLWELDIPKSWSYAAQDSSSKVEAPVPLQPALQVGPQQPLPTPMPQSQASSPFPILIFQEVPFAFSLCNLPPMLNHSASYPLATCPERNVHFPSLPTLAHGDHCFNAKPFASEL; translated from the exons ATGGATTCCCAGTGGGAGGACCTGAGCCTCCCTGGTG TGTGGGTCTCACTGTACTTTGGATTCCTGGGACTGTGCTCTGTGGTAACCGGCGGCTGCATTCTCTTTCTGCACTGGAGGAAGAACTTGCAGCGGAAAGAGCGTGCCCAGGAGTGGGTGGAGGTGATGAGAGCCGGTGCGTTCACCTACAGCCCGCTGTTGTACTGGATTAACAAGAGACAGCAATACGGCATGAATGCAGCCATCAACACAGGCCCTCCCCCTGCTGTCATCAAGACTGAGACCGAGATCCAGAACGCAGATCCTCTGTGGGAATTGGACATCCCCAAGAGCTGGAGCTATGCTGCTCAAGACagcagctccaaggtggaggccCCTGTGCCCCTGCAACCTGCATTGCAGGTGGGCCCGCAGCAGCCTCTACCTACCCCAATGCCGCAGTCCCAGGCTAGCTCCCCATTCCCAATTCTCATCTTCCAGGAGGTGCCctttgccttctctctgtgtaACCTACCCCCAATGCTGAACCACTCAGCCTCCTACCCTTTGGCCACCTGTCCTGAAAGGAACGTccacttcccttccctccccacacTGGCCCATGGGGACCACTGCTTCAATGCCAAGCCTTTTGCTTCAGAATTGTAG